In the genome of Afipia felis ATCC 53690, the window CCCTGACGTGTCGAGAGATTGATTTTGAGTCTCGAGACCCGAGCTGGGCAGGACGATCGGTGCAACCCGGCGGTCTTGCTTCCGAGCAAAGGCCGCCAACCGGAAAGAGCTTGCTGTGGAACGAGCGGCAAAAAAAGAGGCGGTCGAAACGCTAAAGGGGACCTTCCAGTCCACGGGCGTTGCGGTCGTTGCTCATTATTCCGGCCTCACGGTGGCTCAGATGCAGACTCTGCGTACGCAGATGAAGCAGGCTGGCGCCTCGGTGAAGGTCTCGAAGAACCGTCTCGCCAAAATTGCTCTTGAGGGCACGGACGTTGCCTCCATTGGTTCCCTGTTGAAGGGGCCAACCGTGATCGCGACTTCAAACGATCCGGTCGCAGCGCCGAAGATTGCCGTCGAATTCGCCAAGGCGAACGAGAAGTTCGTCATCCTTGGCGGCGCGATGGGAACGACTGTCCTGAATCCCGACGCGGTGAAGGCGCTTGCCTCGCTGCCGTCGCTCGACGAACTGCGCGGTAAACTTGTCGGCCTCCTGGTGGCGCCGGCAACCAAGCTCGCTCAGCTCGCCAACGCTCCCGCGGCGAAGGTCGCGCGCGTTGTTCAGGCCTATGCCTCAAAGGGTGAAGCGGCGTGATGCCATTCTCCATCTCAACTGGTTCGAACTGATACGCTGAAGGAAAACTACAATGGCTGATTTGCAGAAGATCGTGGACGACCTCTCGAGCCTCACCGTGCTCGAGGCTGCCGAGCTCGCGAAGCTCCTCGAAGAGAAGTGGGGCGTTTCGGCTGCCGCCGCCGTGGCGGTTGCTGCCGCTCCGGGCGCTGGCGGTGCTGGTGCTGCCGCTGCTGAAGAAAAGACCGAGTTCCAGGTCGTTCTGGCTGCGGCTGGCGACAAGAAGATCGAGGTCATCAAGGAAGTCCGCGCCATCACCGGCCTGGGCCTCAAGGAAGCCAAGGACCTCGTCGAAGGCGCGCCGAAGCCGCTCAAGGAAGGCGTTGCCAAGGACGAAGCCGAGAAGATCAAGGCGACCCTCGAGAAGGTCGGCGCCAAGGTCGAGCTTAAGTAAGGCGATAATCTTGTTCGGGCCGGTTCCTTCGGGAGCCGGTCCGGACACGACAATGTGTGGCGGTTTGAGGAGGTACCCCTCGAAAAGCTGCAAAAACCCACCACATAGGTGGGAGCACGAAAGGCGTCCCGGCCAGCAGGGGTCATGGGACAAGGCGTCGGAGAGCGAAAGCTATTTCGGGCTGTTCGAGAATTTAGGGTTTGGTTGACGGGCAGACGCGGTGAGCGGCTTGCACGTCATTTTGCGTCTGGGAATTGCCGCGCGGCAACGCGCGCGACCGGGGCGTTTTCGAAATTCAAGCTGGACAAGCGGTGCGCAGCCGCGGTCCGGGGAATGCCGCCGGCAAGGCGGCGAAATGAGAGGCCACGATGGCGCAGTCGCAGCAAACTTTCACCGGTCGCAAGCGTGTTCGTAAGTTCTTCGGACACATCAAGGAAGTCGCGGAGATGCCGAACCTGATCGAGGTTCAGAAGGCATCCTACGATCAGTTCCTGATGGTCGATGAGCCCCAAGGCGGACGGCTGGACGAAGGTCTGCAGGCTGTGTTCCGGTCGGTATTCCCGATCAACGATTTCTCCGGCACCTCGCAGCTCGAATTCGTGCGTTACGAGTTCGAGGCTCCGAAGTATGACGTTGACGAGTGCCGCCAGCGCGGCATGACCTTTGCTGCGCCGCTGAAGGTGACGCTACGCCTCATCGTGTTCGATATCGACGAGGAAACCGGCGCGAAGTCGGTGAAGGACATCAAGGAGCAGGACGTCTACATGGGCGATATCCCGCTCATGACGATGAACGGCACCTTCATCGTGAACGGCACCGAGCGCGTCATCGTCTCGCAGATGCATCGTTCGCCGGGCGTGTTCTTCGATCACGACAAGGGCAAGACCCACTCATCGGGCAAGCTGCTGTTTGCTGCACGCGTGATTCCGTATCGCGGCTCGTGGCTCGACATCGAGTTCGACGCCAAGGACATCGTGTTCGCGCGTATCGACCGCCGCCGCAAGATTCCGGTGACGTCGCTGATGCTCGCCCTCGGTCTCGACGGTGAAGAAATCCTGTCGACCTTCTACAAGAAGATTCAGTACAAGCGCACCAAGGACGGCTGGCGCGTGCCGTTCTCGGCCGACCGCTTCCGCGGCTATTCGGCTGTGACCGACCTGATCGACGCCGACTCCGGCAAGGTCGTGCTTGAAGCCGGCAAGAAGCTCACCGTGCGCCAGGCTCGCCTGTTGCAGGAGAAGGGCCTCAAGGCGCTGCGCATGAGCGACGCCGATCTCGTTGGCACCTTCCTCGCCGAAGACCTCGTCAATCCTAAGACCGGCGAAATCTACGCCGAAGCGGGCGAGGAGATCACCGAGAAGTCGCTCAAGGCGCTGATCGAGCAGGGCTACAAGGACCTGCCGATCCTCGACATCGACCACGTCAATGTCGGCCCCTACATCCGCAACACGCTCTCCGCTGACAAGAACATGACGCGCGAGGACGCGCTGTTCGACATCTACCGTGTGATGCGTCCGGGCGAGCCGCCGACGCTCGACT includes:
- the rplJ gene encoding 50S ribosomal protein L10; the encoded protein is MERAAKKEAVETLKGTFQSTGVAVVAHYSGLTVAQMQTLRTQMKQAGASVKVSKNRLAKIALEGTDVASIGSLLKGPTVIATSNDPVAAPKIAVEFAKANEKFVILGGAMGTTVLNPDAVKALASLPSLDELRGKLVGLLVAPATKLAQLANAPAAKVARVVQAYASKGEAA
- the rplL gene encoding 50S ribosomal protein L7/L12 gives rise to the protein MADLQKIVDDLSSLTVLEAAELAKLLEEKWGVSAAAAVAVAAAPGAGGAGAAAAEEKTEFQVVLAAAGDKKIEVIKEVRAITGLGLKEAKDLVEGAPKPLKEGVAKDEAEKIKATLEKVGAKVELK